GCGGTCACTGTGTGGGAGTCCGCGCCGACAATGACGTCACCCGGCCGTGCATACTTCTCTGCCATTATCTGGTGGCAGACACCCTCGCCAACATCAGACAACACTGCGCCGTAATCTTTGGCGAATTTGCGAAGAAAAGTATGGTCGCACGAAAGCTGTTTCTGCGGTGAGGGCGCGGCGTGATCGATGAACATTATGGTATGCGATGGATTGGCTAGCTTTGGTAGTCCTAGTCCGAGGAATTCGCGTACAGTAAGGGGGCCGGTCGTATCTTGCACCAACGCCCAATCTACCGGTGAGACGACGATGTCACCTGGTTTAACATCCTGTTTGGTTTTTTCGGAGAGTATTTTTTCTGCGAGTGTCTTACTCATAAAACCTCAAATTCTAATATCGAAGCACGAAATCCGAAAATAATTTTAAAATTAAAGCACCAAGCTCAAAATGTCGCACTCTCTTAATTCCCGTCTCATCGAGGGGTAGAAAACAGAAGTTAAGGAGCAATTATCGCAAGCACATCGTCGCGGGAGACACGATCACCGACGCCGAACTTGATCGCGGCAACGGTGCCGTCGGTCGTCGAAGGCAGATCAATGGCCATTTTCATCGCTTCAAGGACCACTACGGTGTCACCTGACTTAACCTTGTCCCCGACTTTGACTTCGTATCGGAGAATGACTCCGGGCATAGGGGCAAGCACATCTTCGCCGCAGGGTTCGGACCCAGCGGGAGGTAACTTTGCCTCGGTCTTGGCAATCGGTGCCTCGACCGGCCTGGGAGCTTCCGCAGGTTTGGCCTGTTCGATCGCCTTGGCGGCGACGGGTTTGATTTCAACTGGAGCAGGAGACAACGGCTTTGAGTCAAGTTGAGCAGCTGGTGTCGCGACAGAGGGCGGTGCGATATACGTAGCGGCCGGAGCAACAGAGGCGGTCGGTTCGACGCCAACGCAATAGACTTTACCATCCAGATGGACATTGAAATGGCGAAGTCCACCTACGGGGGCAATTAGCGTGGCGGTCGGGACCGGGTTAACTTTTTCTGCTGACTTTTCCACCAACTTGCCAGACTTGGCTTTGGTAACAAGATCGTCTTCTCGTTTTACATCCTCGAGAGTTCTGGGTTTGGTATCGGCGGGTGGATTCTCCAGGCCGTATTTCCATTTGAGGAAACGGAGACCAACCTGCGGGTACAATGCATAGGTTAAAACGTCACCGATATCCCTGGCGATGCCTTTTGTGGCTTCCTTGGCAGCTTCGAGTTCAGGTTTGAGGACATCGGCGGGACGAACGGTAATTGGCACCTCGCCGCGTTCGTAGCCTTTTAACGCCAATTTCTGGATCTCCGGTTCGACCGGCATCGGCGGCCGCCCGTACAGGCCGTAAAAGTAGTCCTTGACCTGGGCGGAGATAACTTTGTATCGTCCGAAGAGAACGTTCTGCACCGCCTGGATTCCCACGATCTGGGACGTTGGAGTGACAAGCGGCGGGAAACCCATCTCCCTGCGAACGCGAGGTATTTCGTCATAGACCTCGTCGATGCGGTTGAGAGCTCCTGCTTCGCGGAGCTGGGAAACAAGGTTAGAGATCATGCCGCCGGGTACCTGGTGTTCCAGCACCGCGGTGTCGATAACCGCCATTTTGGTTGTGTCCATAAAGTCACGATACTTCGGTGAGATAGTTTCGAAATAATCACCGATCTTGAGTAATTGATGAAGATCAAGACCGGTATCACGAGGAGTACCGGTCAAAGACACCACCATCGGCTCAACGGCGGGATGTGAGGTGCGTAACGCCCAGGGAGCAAGACAGGTATCCACGATATCAGCACCAGCTTCTACCGCTTTCAGCATGCTCATCGAGGCCATACCGGAGGTGTAGTGTGAATGGAACTGAATGGGAATCTTAATGGCTTTCTTCAAGGCTTTGACCAAGGTGTAGGCATCGTTTGGCGCGATGATACCCGCCATATCCTTGATGCAGAACGAGTCTGCGCCCATGTCCTCGAAGGTTTTGGCTTTTTCGACGTAGTATTCGAGGTTATAGACAGGACCACCCATAACCCGCTCGGTCAGCGAGTAGCTGATGGCGAGCTGCGCGTGCTTGCCTTTGGATTTGATCGCTTTAAGGGCCGTCTCGAAGTTTCTTTCATCATTTACAGCGTCAAAGACGCGAAAGATGTCGACGCCACAATCCGCGGCATGCCCTACAAAGGCTGTGACGACATCGTCGGCGTAATTGCGGTAGCCAACCAGGTTTTGCCCTCGGAGTAACATCTGGAGGGGAGTTCTGGTTGCACGCTTTTTCATCTCGCGCAGGCGGTCCCAGGGGTCTTCATTCAGGAAACGGATCGGCACGTCAAAGGTGGCGCCGCCCCAAACTTCCATGGAATGAAAACCGACCTGATCCATGTCGCCGATGATTCCCAGAATGTCATCGGTTCGCATTCGGGTGGCGAGGAGTGACTGGTGGCCGTCGCGAAGAGTAAGATCAGTGATTTTCAGTGGCTGGACCGGCATTTTCTCCCCCTTTAGACTGAAACCGTCGATTCAGTTTCAAGATACGAGGCAAGGGCGACTGTAATGATCGCCCTGAGCCTGGTTTCGTCAAGAGTTGCTACGTTCATGCCTTCGGATTCCAGATAGGCAAGAACGGCAGCGCTTATTATAGCGATTTCGGAGTGATTCATCATCTTAATGTCAGAAAACACATACCCATGTTATTCTAGCTGAAAAGGGTATCGCGATTAAAGCACGAATGAAACGTTTTATGTCAGAATTCAAAAAGCCATCGATGGCTCGACGAGCTCACCCCGAGCGGCCTAAACACAACAGCTTCCTTAGATTTAGCCGGAATTACAGGGGAATATTCCCGTGTTTTTTGGCCGGGTTCCTACCCCGCTTTCCGGCGAGGACCTTGAGCGCTTGGATCAAGCGCGGACGCGTCTCGGCTGGGACGATGACATCGTCTACGTAGCCGAGAGCCGCTGCCTGATAGGGGTTATCAAATTTCTCCCGGTACTTGGAGACGCAGCGCTGGCGTTCGGCTTCCGGTTCGGCGGACTCGGCGATCTTTTTACGGTGGATAACAGCCACGGCTCCCTCGGCACCCATGACGGCGATTTCGGCGCAAGGCCATGCCAGGTTGATATCGCCTCGTAAGTGACGTGAACTCATGACGATATAAGCTCCGCCGTAGGCTTTCCGGGTGATGACAGTGATCTTGGGTACTGTCGCCTCGGCGTAAGCGAATATAAGCTTTGCGCCGTGGCGGATAATGCCGCCGTGCTCCTGGTCAACGCCGGGCATGAAGCCGGGTACGTCGACAAAACTGACAAGCGGAATGTTGAATGCATCGCAAAAACGGACGAAACGAGCCGCTTTGACGGAGGCGTTAATATCAATGACGCCCGCCAGATAGTTCGGCTGTTGGGCGACGATGCCTACACTCTGACCGTCAACACGCGCAAAACCGACGATCATATTGGGGGCAAAGGCAGCGTGCACTTCCATAAAATCGCCATTGTCGATGACTGCGGTGATGACCTTTTTCATGTCGTAGGCTTTTTTAGGATCATCCGGCACGATGGTGTTTAGTGTCTCATCGTTCTGCGGGCCGTGAGTTTTCTTTGTCGCCACCCGGGGCGGGGCTTCTTTGAAGCTCGACGGGATAAAGGATAACAGCCTCCGGACAGCTTCGTAGCAATCTACCTCGGAATTAAAAGTGAAATGGGAGACCCCGCTCTTCCGGGCATGGACATCTGCACCACCAAGAGCTTCATGGGTAACTTCTTCGCCGGTGACCGCTTTAACCACATCCGGACCGGTGATATACATCTGCCCCATGCCTTTAACCATAAAGACAAAATCGGTCAAAGCGGGGCCGTAAACGGCGCCGCCCGCCGATGGACCCACAATGATCGAGATCTGGGGTATCGACCCTGATGCTAACGCATTCAGGAGCAGAATATCGCCGACGCCGCACAATGAGGCCACGCCTTCCTGAATCCGGGCACCGCCTGAATCATTAATCGCTATCAAAGGAGCGCCTTGATCGATGGCCATGTCAACAATCTGGCGGACCTTCTGGCCAACGACTTCGGAAATGGATCCGCCGAGTACCGTAAAATCCTGAGAATACAGGAAAACCTTCCGTCCGCCGATTGTGCCTGAACCGGTAACGACGGCATCTCCCGAATGGACAGTATCAGCTAATCCAAAATCCGTAGATCGATGCGAGCAAAACGCTGATAACTCGGTGAAGGAACCGGGATCGAGTAATTTTTCGATACGCTCACGCGCCGTCAACTTGCCGCGGGCGTGCTGCGCTTTTACCCTCGCCTCGCCACCACCCTCGGCAATTTCTTTCTTTTTAGCTTCGAGTTCGGTCAATTTATCATTCATTGAACAACCATTCACCCAAACCAGAATGTCGCTATCTTAGCACAAGGGTTGGGGATGGGCAAACAAAAAACGACCGCGATCGCGGTCGTTTGGCGACTTGTTCAAGTTCAGGTTTGGAAGAGGTATTTTACTTCGGCGAAGTTCCTGTCATCAGGCAGCAACAGTGGGCACGTGCTCTTGCTCCAGTACCAGTTTCCCCGTTTGCTTGATCTCTTTCACACTCTGGATATAAGGACAGTAACCGTCATCGAAAAAGGTGCAACGATTGGAGTAACCGGAATAATGGCAGAGACCGCAGTGCTGGGTGGCGACATTGAAATTAGATTGCTTCATCTGACCGTGCCTCCGATTTCTTTCCCCCTCCAGCCACGGTACAATCTGGTATTGTACTGTAGGACTAGTACCAGTCTGAGGAAGTGAGCTGATTATATAGTCCTGAACTAGTACCTGTCAATAGGTACTAGTACCTACTAATGAATATTTTTGGTACTCGTTTTGAAATAAGGGATTACAATAATTCAAAGAGTGAATTCCCATCTGATTGGGAAAAGAAGATAAACTTTATCAGAATGCCTGTCGGCTACTCGCGGATTTTTTCTTCGCGCTCCGGGAACCAGTTCTTAAGCCTGGCTGCGATGATCTTCTCCTGCCCGATATCCGTCGGAAAGTAAAAGCGTTTGTTTTTGAGCGAATCCGGCAGGTTCTGCTGCTTCACAAAGCCGCCGGGGAAGTCATGGGCATACTTGTAGCCCTTACCGTAACCCAGGTCCTTCATCAGTCCCGTTGGAGCGTTGCGAAGGTGGAGAGGCACCGGTTCGATGGGATTTTTGGATATGGTTTCTTGCACTCGCTTATAAGCGGTGTAAAGCGAGTTACTCTTGGGAGCCGTGGCCAGGTATACTACACACTGCGCAAGCGCCACGTTACACTCCGGCATACCTACAAAATGAACCGCCTGCTGAGCTGCAATCGCAATCACCAATGCTTGCGGATCGGCCATCCCTATGTCCTCTGAAGCAAATCGGATCAAACGGCGAACGACGAACAGCGGGTCTTCGCCAGCCTCCAGCATCCGGCCCAACCAATAAAGAGAGGCATCCGGATCGGAGCCGCGAAGTGATTTATGTAAAGCCGAGATAATATCGTAATGCTGCTCCCCTGCCCGATCATACAGGAGTGTCTTGGCTTGGGCGGCGTCCTCGACGGCTTCGACAGAGACGTTGCGCTTGCCGGCTTTGTCCGGCGGCGTGGTGCGGGCGGCGAGTTCCAAAATATTGAGGGCAATGCGAGCGTCACCGCTGGCGAGGTTAACGATCTGGGCGGCCGCCTCATCTGACAAAATGACGTTGGATGTGCCTATGCCGCGTTCTGTGTCAGAAATCGCACGATCGAGGATCGTCCGCATCTGTTCGCCGGTCAAACCCTTAAGGACATAGGTACGCGCTCTCGACAATAACGGAGAGATGACCTCAAACGATGGATTCTCCGTCGTCGCGCCGATGAGAGTCACAGTGCCGTCTTCAACATAGGGCAAAATGGTATCTTGTTGACCCTTATTAAAGCGGTGGATCTCATCAATAAAGAGAATGGTTTTTTGGTTCTGCCCCAGCCGCCTCTGCTTTGCTTCCTCTATTATCTTGCGTAAGTCAGCGACGCCTGCCGAAACTGCGCTCACCTGGGCAAAATAGGCCTGGTTTGCCTTGGCCATGAGGTGCGCCAGGGTCGTCTTGCCGGAACCCGGCGGACCCCAAAGTATGATCGATGGCAGTTCCCCGGCGTCGATCGCCCGTCGCAAGGCACGGCCCTCCCCAACGAGATGCTCTTGCCCAACGTAATCAGCCAGGGTCTGCGGACGCATCCGGGCTGCCAGCGGCGCCGTTACGTCTCTCAGTTTTTCAAAATGTGCTTCGAACATGTCCTGGGGCATTTTTCAGCCTCTCGTGGAGAATCTCTATCACCGTATCGGGATGGTAGGTTGAAAAAATGGTAATGCCCGTGGCGTCTGTTTTCCAACTTAAGATTAATCTCACCTTTGCCAACCATCGTACTGTGCGACGACCGGTATTACCCTTAAAGATTCCATCAATTCGTTCAAGGTAAACGGAATATAGGAGGGCCGCCGAATCCGCCAGGCCACTGACGATCCCAGTCGATTTTGACAAGCTCCTCTTCAGGTTGTACCGTCCTGTCAGCGCTGATCTCTGGTGTGTTCCTCGATCTTTCCTTAATCAGGTTCATCAACTCATCCAGGTGACGAGTAGGAAAGATCAACCGACGCAGGTTGTTAAGTCGCAACTGCACTTCCACCCTGGGCAGACTGCCGATGGCATAAACCATCACACGCTCGCCATCTTGTGCTGTCGGCACCGCGGTCAGAGGATTTCCAGGTGAGCGGCGGCTGAAATCTTCCCCGAAGGATTCGATCTCGGCCCAGTAGATAGAATTGCTGTTCATCCCTGCAATGATGTTCAACCGATCGGAAGTAGCAATTACCGTGAATTTACCGAAAGATATCACGAAAGTAGCCAGGATGAGGAAGAGAGCCGCCGGGATGAAAAATTCCCCGGCTCCATCGCCGCGCCCACCGGCCGCAAATGGATCGGTAAAGGCAAGTACGACAAAAACAATCGCCAGGAACGCCATCGCCCCTGCCGCCAACTTCATCACTGGCTGCCTGATATCTTCCCGGTAGAGCACTTCAGGTGTCGTCACGATGGAACCCAGATTTGCTTCGCATTGACGATCTCGGCATCGCCTGGGAGGTCAAGCGGTTGTGATGATTGGGCGTAGAAAGCTAACCCTTTATAGCTTGTGAGGTAGCTGAACTTATTCCCTCGCCACCCGGCTTTAGAGGCCACGATTAACGGATTCCTGGCTTTACTAGCAATCAGGACAAATTCCGATGGTTCCAGTCTAACGATTACCCCGGAGGTCTTGACTGCCTGAACCACTGCGGCGTGTGCCGCGGCGGCGCCACCGTAAGCCATGACTGCCTCCTGAAACGAGGTTTACAAACGTATTATAAACCTATTAATGATAGCGCTTCACCTGAAATTTTGAGAGCTTTATCGGCTCGTTTGGAGAGATGCCAGCCTTCTGACAGCATATGCTCACCTGGTCTTTGGCGGTATCGACGCCCTCAAGGTCGGGTAACAACAAGCCTCGACGATAACCGCACTCAGCGATAACACCGTACTTCCTGGGATCGAGTTCGTTGAATTCGGCGGGTTCGGGTTTGGTAAGGACGTCCACGCTAATCGACAGCCGATCGAGTTCCTGCGGTGTAATTGGCAAAAACCGGGGGTCGCGAGTGGCGGCGGACACAGCGTTGGCGATGATCTCCTCGGCGACGTTTGCACGCGTCGGTTCAAAAGTTCCGATGCAGCCTCTTAGTTGCCCATCCTTCTTAATGGATACAAAGACGCCGGCCTGCTCTTTCATTTCGGGCGTAAGTTCCACCGGTGGCTTCGGTATTCTTCGTTCTTTAACATACGCCTCGACGGTTTCCTTTGCCAGTTTTACCAAAGGCGACATTTCGTATCTGCGGACGATGACCCCTGCGTAACCGACAACAGCAGAATAATCTCCGGATGCGTCGCCGGAAGTCTGGTAGCGAACAAGTTCGGCGGTTTTCGCTCCTAAAATCTTGGCCGCTGTGAGCATGGTCACAACCGACGCGTACCCGCACATGGATATGCGTTCTTTGACAACTCTGTTAAGAAGCCCTTCTTCATCGAGCTTCAGGATTTCCTCGATAGCCCTGTGATCTTTGGCGGAGGCTGCCTCCTGCGATTCGTAGTGCGTCATGTCCGATGATGCAACGATGAGGATACTCTTCCCATCAGTTTCTTTGATCGCCTGCGCGATAGCGGCGCCGATCTCGTGGTAAATTTCCAGGGTCGCCACCGAAAGGATGATCGGTACGATTTTAAGGTCGGGTTTGAAATATTGGATGATGGGTAGCTGCACTTCGATTGAATGCTCGTTCTGATGTGCCGTCCGGTCCTCTTGAAGGTTTTTGGATTTCGCCAGAATACTTTGAGCCAACGTTGAATCGATCGGGACTTCACCAAGAGGCGTC
This is a stretch of genomic DNA from Dehalogenimonas etheniformans. It encodes these proteins:
- a CDS encoding replication-associated recombination protein A encodes the protein MPQDMFEAHFEKLRDVTAPLAARMRPQTLADYVGQEHLVGEGRALRRAIDAGELPSIILWGPPGSGKTTLAHLMAKANQAYFAQVSAVSAGVADLRKIIEEAKQRRLGQNQKTILFIDEIHRFNKGQQDTILPYVEDGTVTLIGATTENPSFEVISPLLSRARTYVLKGLTGEQMRTILDRAISDTERGIGTSNVILSDEAAAQIVNLASGDARIALNILELAARTTPPDKAGKRNVSVEAVEDAAQAKTLLYDRAGEQHYDIISALHKSLRGSDPDASLYWLGRMLEAGEDPLFVVRRLIRFASEDIGMADPQALVIAIAAQQAVHFVGMPECNVALAQCVVYLATAPKSNSLYTAYKRVQETISKNPIEPVPLHLRNAPTGLMKDLGYGKGYKYAHDFPGGFVKQQNLPDSLKNKRFYFPTDIGQEKIIAARLKNWFPEREEKIRE
- the amrB gene encoding AmmeMemoRadiSam system protein B, with translation MTRQPIASGRFYPGNAEQIKALIDSFTQGNEDKVDAIGVVAPHAGYIYSGSVATAVFSRVEPADTYIIIGPNHTGMGKPFSIMTVGSWKTPLGEVPIDSTLAQSILAKSKNLQEDRTAHQNEHSIEVQLPIIQYFKPDLKIVPIILSVATLEIYHEIGAAIAQAIKETDGKSILIVASSDMTHYESQEAASAKDHRAIEEILKLDEEGLLNRVVKERISMCGYASVVTMLTAAKILGAKTAELVRYQTSGDASGDYSAVVGYAGVIVRRYEMSPLVKLAKETVEAYVKERRIPKPPVELTPEMKEQAGVFVSIKKDGQLRGCIGTFEPTRANVAEEIIANAVSAATRDPRFLPITPQELDRLSISVDVLTKPEPAEFNELDPRKYGVIAECGYRRGLLLPDLEGVDTAKDQVSICCQKAGISPNEPIKLSKFQVKRYH
- a CDS encoding pyruvate carboxylase subunit B, with product MPVQPLKITDLTLRDGHQSLLATRMRTDDILGIIGDMDQVGFHSMEVWGGATFDVPIRFLNEDPWDRLREMKKRATRTPLQMLLRGQNLVGYRNYADDVVTAFVGHAADCGVDIFRVFDAVNDERNFETALKAIKSKGKHAQLAISYSLTERVMGGPVYNLEYYVEKAKTFEDMGADSFCIKDMAGIIAPNDAYTLVKALKKAIKIPIQFHSHYTSGMASMSMLKAVEAGADIVDTCLAPWALRTSHPAVEPMVVSLTGTPRDTGLDLHQLLKIGDYFETISPKYRDFMDTTKMAVIDTAVLEHQVPGGMISNLVSQLREAGALNRIDEVYDEIPRVRREMGFPPLVTPTSQIVGIQAVQNVLFGRYKVISAQVKDYFYGLYGRPPMPVEPEIQKLALKGYERGEVPITVRPADVLKPELEAAKEATKGIARDIGDVLTYALYPQVGLRFLKWKYGLENPPADTKPRTLEDVKREDDLVTKAKSGKLVEKSAEKVNPVPTATLIAPVGGLRHFNVHLDGKVYCVGVEPTASVAPAATYIAPPSVATPAAQLDSKPLSPAPVEIKPVAAKAIEQAKPAEAPRPVEAPIAKTEAKLPPAGSEPCGEDVLAPMPGVILRYEVKVGDKVKSGDTVVVLEAMKMAIDLPSTTDGTVAAIKFGVGDRVSRDDVLAIIAP
- a CDS encoding acyl-CoA carboxylase subunit beta, translated to MNDKLTELEAKKKEIAEGGGEARVKAQHARGKLTARERIEKLLDPGSFTELSAFCSHRSTDFGLADTVHSGDAVVTGSGTIGGRKVFLYSQDFTVLGGSISEVVGQKVRQIVDMAIDQGAPLIAINDSGGARIQEGVASLCGVGDILLLNALASGSIPQISIIVGPSAGGAVYGPALTDFVFMVKGMGQMYITGPDVVKAVTGEEVTHEALGGADVHARKSGVSHFTFNSEVDCYEAVRRLLSFIPSSFKEAPPRVATKKTHGPQNDETLNTIVPDDPKKAYDMKKVITAVIDNGDFMEVHAAFAPNMIVGFARVDGQSVGIVAQQPNYLAGVIDINASVKAARFVRFCDAFNIPLVSFVDVPGFMPGVDQEHGGIIRHGAKLIFAYAEATVPKITVITRKAYGGAYIVMSSRHLRGDINLAWPCAEIAVMGAEGAVAVIHRKKIAESAEPEAERQRCVSKYREKFDNPYQAAALGYVDDVIVPAETRPRLIQALKVLAGKRGRNPAKKHGNIPL